One window of the Sphaerochaeta associata genome contains the following:
- the pyrH gene encoding UMP kinase encodes MNNLAVISLGGSIIAPDKVDSAFLRQLNEALRTYLREDKSRKIILVCGGGAPARVYQQAMREIQEDIDSEELDWLGIRATHINGQLVKAMLSDFCTDNLIIDPTGHINFRGQVLVAAGWKPGFSTDNDAVILAERFEGKLIINLSNIAKVYTDDPKKNPDAKPLDSISWADYRTMVGNQWTPGKSTPFDPIASKRAEKMQMRVVCADGRNIQNTMDILYGRPFLGTVIGDGNA; translated from the coding sequence ATGAACAATTTGGCGGTCATTTCACTTGGAGGATCCATCATTGCACCGGATAAGGTGGACAGCGCCTTTCTCAGGCAGCTCAATGAGGCACTCAGAACATATTTACGTGAAGACAAGAGCAGGAAAATCATTTTGGTATGCGGAGGCGGAGCTCCCGCCAGGGTGTATCAGCAGGCGATGAGGGAAATCCAGGAGGATATCGACAGCGAGGAACTCGACTGGCTTGGTATCAGGGCGACCCACATCAACGGCCAGCTGGTCAAAGCAATGCTCAGTGATTTCTGTACTGACAACCTCATCATCGACCCGACCGGACATATTAATTTCCGGGGTCAGGTGTTGGTTGCCGCCGGGTGGAAGCCGGGCTTCTCAACCGACAACGACGCAGTCATCCTTGCAGAACGCTTTGAAGGCAAGCTCATCATCAATCTGAGTAATATAGCCAAGGTCTATACCGACGATCCCAAGAAGAATCCTGATGCAAAGCCTCTGGATTCCATCAGCTGGGCCGACTATAGAACGATGGTGGGTAATCAATGGACTCCCGGCAAAAGCACTCCTTTCGATCCAATTGCCAGCAAACGGGCTGAAAAAATGCAGATGAGAGTCGTGTGTGCCGATGGAAGGAACATCCAGAACACCATGGACATACTCTATGGTAGACCGTTTCTGGGTACCGTTATCGGAGACGGGAACGCGTAA
- a CDS encoding AraC family transcriptional regulator, whose protein sequence is MIKTLNHIIEFIEVHLCEDITLEMIANEAGVSDYHFRKIFFFLTGATLSEYIRMRRLSEAGKDLLSGMKVTDVAFKYGYESIDGFTRSFKAWSSTLPSDVYRTKTCTLYPKVSFSISVSGGINMQYRIVEKPAFHLAGVTKRVPMQFEGVNQEIVKLAQSITERQREELHRIQNVEPKKVVNASYEADARFMKEEGELTHLIGVLTTETRAGQQLETVAVPALTWAVFPCEGPFPGTLQQTMADIYAQWLPSSKYELVDAPNFSWTTMDEERSGYATSEVWIAVKPLN, encoded by the coding sequence ATGATAAAAACACTGAATCATATAATCGAATTCATTGAAGTGCATCTGTGTGAGGACATCACCCTTGAGATGATCGCAAATGAAGCAGGAGTATCCGATTACCACTTCAGAAAGATCTTTTTCTTTCTCACCGGCGCCACCCTCAGCGAATACATCAGGATGCGGCGCTTGTCGGAAGCAGGTAAGGATCTTCTCTCGGGTATGAAGGTAACCGATGTCGCCTTCAAATACGGTTACGAATCCATCGACGGATTCACCCGATCCTTCAAGGCATGGAGCTCTACCCTGCCCTCGGATGTCTATAGAACCAAAACGTGTACGCTCTACCCCAAAGTGTCATTCAGCATATCAGTTTCAGGAGGAATCAACATGCAATACCGGATTGTAGAGAAGCCGGCCTTTCATCTTGCAGGAGTCACCAAGCGTGTCCCCATGCAGTTTGAAGGAGTGAACCAGGAAATTGTGAAACTCGCACAAAGCATCACAGAGAGGCAACGTGAGGAGCTGCATAGGATTCAAAACGTTGAACCGAAGAAGGTCGTGAATGCCTCCTATGAAGCTGATGCACGTTTTATGAAGGAGGAAGGAGAACTGACCCACCTTATCGGTGTTCTCACGACAGAGACACGTGCAGGGCAGCAGCTTGAAACCGTTGCAGTACCGGCCCTCACATGGGCTGTGTTTCCTTGTGAAGGACCGTTTCCCGGGACACTGCAACAGACAATGGCGGACATCTACGCCCAGTGGCTCCCTTCGTCCAAGTATGAGCTTGTCGATGCTCCAAATTTTTCTTGGACGACAATGGATGAAGAGAGAAGCGGATACGCAACCAGTGAGGTTTGGATTGCGGTCAAACCGCTGAATTGA
- a CDS encoding radical SAM protein, with protein sequence MSGKEASVMEAYRTCRLCPNLCNVDRLANKRGRCGQTSEVRVAWAGLHKGEEPPITGENGSGMIFFSGCPLHCAYCQNHQISTDENEVGITLSIEELCSVMLGLQELGATNLNMVTGTHFIPSIIEALVLARSKGLVLDVVWNSSGFESLEGLALIDPYVDVYLVDVKTLDHDVSSTFCGLRRYADDILPVMEFLKQKHPVTYVDEKGSLKGLLVRHLVFPTALAASFSVLEYFSRELKENAYLSLMVQFEPPLGNASFPPITEDEYEALLAALEELGIEDGFVQELGENVSWIPDFTQENPFPQDFAKPLPYFLSLTRSRLR encoded by the coding sequence ATGAGTGGAAAGGAAGCATCGGTGATGGAAGCATATCGTACCTGCAGACTTTGCCCGAATCTATGCAATGTCGACCGACTTGCGAATAAGAGGGGGCGATGCGGGCAGACATCTGAAGTGAGGGTGGCCTGGGCCGGGCTGCATAAGGGCGAAGAACCTCCGATCACCGGCGAGAACGGGTCCGGCATGATTTTCTTCAGCGGCTGTCCCCTCCATTGTGCATATTGCCAGAATCACCAGATTTCCACCGATGAGAATGAGGTGGGAATTACCTTGAGCATCGAGGAGCTTTGTTCGGTCATGCTCGGTTTGCAGGAGTTGGGTGCAACCAACCTGAATATGGTCACCGGCACTCATTTCATCCCCTCGATCATCGAAGCATTGGTGCTTGCCAGATCCAAGGGACTTGTACTGGATGTGGTGTGGAATAGTTCGGGATTCGAGTCTCTTGAGGGCTTGGCTCTGATCGACCCCTACGTTGATGTCTACCTAGTGGATGTCAAAACGTTGGATCACGACGTGAGCTCCACTTTCTGCGGACTGAGACGGTATGCTGATGATATTCTGCCTGTCATGGAGTTTCTCAAGCAAAAGCATCCTGTCACCTATGTGGATGAGAAGGGAAGCCTGAAAGGGCTGTTGGTACGCCATCTGGTCTTCCCTACCGCTTTGGCGGCCAGCTTCTCTGTGCTTGAGTATTTTTCCAGGGAATTGAAGGAGAACGCCTATCTCTCATTGATGGTTCAGTTTGAACCGCCCCTCGGCAATGCATCCTTCCCTCCAATCACTGAAGATGAGTATGAGGCTCTTCTTGCGGCATTGGAGGAGTTGGGGATAGAGGATGGCTTTGTGCAGGAACTGGGCGAGAACGTCTCCTGGATACCTGATTTTACCCAGGAGAACCCCTTCCCTCAGGACTTTGCCAAGCCCCTGCCATACTTCTTATCGCTTACGCGTTCCCGTCTCCGATAA
- a CDS encoding patatin-like phospholipase family protein has product MALRDFLKRPSLENKEEERYILSIDGGGMRGIVPSVLLAKLSSLLEEMGDNRPLYAHFDLIAGTSTGGLLALALSAPVEKTNLVADTRYISYIFRQEEQTFWQRLRKQPGKESLSGTLPFGVDTKTLETLYLKHGRQIFPKNQGRIFSQIFIDKYDCEPLERFLLQTFKDIPLSEAVVPTLVMSYEASTGKPFVLSSHDSHGFLFREAARATSAAPTFFRPAYLYDRQEMCMQTLIDGGVVANNPSLYAYTEAKRLYPNAKKFHILSLSTASSDFTFTVSGAGTGVIGWIDPAKGAPIQKIYATAQMQVVDHIAQKIPDLSYTRIHGTLGEEYKLDATSSSALASMSKEAERIFGEHEESIRTFAKLLAARSSFDQLILGPKEVVPQQRQLPSYIEESEQDNPALSSYYSFLQRYQIEETTTQEGTV; this is encoded by the coding sequence ATGGCATTACGAGATTTCCTGAAACGTCCTTCTCTTGAGAATAAGGAGGAAGAACGGTACATCCTCTCCATTGATGGAGGCGGGATGCGTGGAATCGTACCCTCGGTACTGCTTGCAAAGCTTTCCTCGCTGCTCGAAGAAATGGGGGATAACCGCCCCCTCTATGCTCATTTTGATTTGATAGCGGGAACCTCAACGGGAGGACTCCTTGCCCTTGCCCTCAGCGCTCCGGTGGAAAAAACCAATTTGGTTGCCGATACGCGTTATATTTCCTACATCTTCAGGCAGGAGGAGCAGACCTTCTGGCAGCGATTGCGTAAGCAGCCTGGAAAGGAGAGCCTTTCAGGAACCCTTCCGTTCGGAGTGGATACCAAAACTCTTGAAACATTGTATCTCAAACACGGCAGGCAAATCTTTCCTAAAAACCAGGGAAGGATTTTCAGCCAGATATTCATAGATAAATACGATTGCGAGCCTCTGGAACGCTTTCTTCTGCAGACATTCAAGGATATTCCGCTCTCTGAAGCTGTGGTGCCGACCTTGGTGATGAGCTATGAAGCCTCCACCGGCAAGCCGTTTGTGCTCAGTTCGCATGACTCCCATGGCTTTCTCTTTCGTGAGGCGGCACGGGCAACCAGCGCCGCTCCGACCTTTTTCAGGCCGGCGTATCTATACGACCGACAAGAGATGTGCATGCAGACGCTCATTGACGGCGGTGTCGTGGCCAACAATCCTTCCCTGTATGCGTATACCGAAGCAAAACGGCTCTACCCGAATGCCAAGAAATTCCACATACTCTCCCTCTCCACTGCAAGCAGTGACTTCACCTTCACCGTCAGTGGTGCAGGTACCGGAGTAATAGGATGGATCGACCCTGCCAAAGGGGCTCCCATTCAGAAAATCTATGCCACTGCACAGATGCAGGTAGTCGACCATATCGCCCAAAAGATTCCCGACCTCTCGTATACCAGGATACACGGCACACTCGGCGAAGAGTACAAGCTTGACGCCACCAGCTCTTCCGCACTCGCCTCCATGAGCAAGGAAGCAGAGAGAATCTTTGGCGAACACGAAGAGAGCATTCGTACATTTGCCAAACTTCTGGCCGCCCGGTCATCGTTCGACCAACTCATCCTTGGACCCAAGGAGGTTGTACCGCAACAACGCCAGCTGCCTTCTTACATAGAGGAATCCGAACAGGACAACCCGGCACTTTCATCCTACTACTCCTTTCTTCAGCGCTACCAAATAGAAGAAACCACAACGCAAGAGGGAACCGTATGA